A window of Passer domesticus isolate bPasDom1 chromosome 18, bPasDom1.hap1, whole genome shotgun sequence contains these coding sequences:
- the ENDOG gene encoding endonuclease G, mitochondrial yields the protein MLRARWALPLAVGAGLGAALARREPREHREPSDAAEGLLARLPVLPAVAAASPPAPPGSGRTELSKYGLPGLAQLRSRESYVLCYDPRSRSALWVIEQLNRDTLSGASDRAACDFQEDDSVHEYHRATNADYRGSGFDRGHLAAAANHRWSQKAMRDTFYLSNIAPQNPHLNQHAWNNLEKYCRSLAKNNRNVYVCTGPLFLPRMEADGKMYVKYQVIGKNNVAVPTHFFKVLILEKESGEIELRSYVMPNSPVDEKIPLERFLVPIESIERASGLLFVPNILRRTSNLKAITAGKQ from the exons ATGCTGCGGGCGCGCTGGGCGCTGCCGCTGGCGGTGggcgcggggctgggggcggccctCGCCCgccgggagccccgggagcaCCGGGAGCCGAGCGATGCGGCCGAGGGGCTGCTGGCCCGCCTGCCCGTGCTGCCCGCCGTGGCAGCGGCCagcccgcccgcgccgccgggCTCGGGGCGCACGGAGCTGAGCAAGTACGGGCTGCCCGGGCTGGCGCAGCTGCGGAGCCGCGAGTCCTACGTGCTGTGCTACGACCCGCGGAGCCGCAGCGCGCTCTGGGTCATCGAGCAGCTCAACCGCGACACGCTCAGCGGCGCCTCGGACCGCGCCGCCTGCGACTTCCAGGAGGACGACTCGGTGCACGAGTACCACCGCGCCACCAACGCCGACTACCGCGGCAGCGGCTTCGACCGCGGGCACCTGGCCGCCGCCGCCAACCACCGCTGGAGCCAGAAGGCCATGCGGGACACGTTCTACTTGAGCAACATCGCCCCGCAG AATCCTCATTTAAACCAGCATGCCTGGAATAACCTTGAGAAGTACTGCAGGAGCTTGGCAAAAAACAACAGGAATGTCTACGTCTGCACAGGACCCCTCTTCCTGCCCAG GATGGAGGCTGATGGGAAGATGTATGTGAAGTACCAGGTGATTGGGAAGAACAACGTGGCTGTCCCCACCCATTTCTTCAAGGTGCTCATCTTGGAGAAGGAGAGTGGGGAGATTGAGCTGCGCTCCTACGTGATGCCCAACAGCCCTGTGGATGAGAAAATCCCCCTGGAACGGTTCCTGGTCCCCATCGAGAGCATCGAGCGAGCCTCAGGGCTCCTCTTTGTCCCAAACATCCTCAGGAGAACAAGTAACTTGAAAGCCATCACAGCTGGAAAGCAGTGA
- the SPOUT1 gene encoding putative methyltransferase C9orf114 homolog isoform X2, whose protein sequence is MAEGGAGKRPRGAQVEDRKVDWRRWKQERKAETKKWKEMKLLKKLDKQRMRELAEQQAQTQEEQKEDRGETRVETTTALEIFLKRKPVIKAKKEKLLFPHPACTLALCQSQSTTLWCLSPGQQHTLSVALPGSILNNAQSPALRSYLAGQIARACAIFRVHEVVVFDEHGEDVRSVEGDFEGVGKKGKACVQLARILQYLECPQYLRKSFFPKHEDLQFAGLLNPLDSPHHMRMDEDSEYREGVVLDRPSKPGRGSFVNCGMRKEVQIDKQLNPGLRVTVRLQEPQNPEAKVRKGTVVSSQHPWTVSGLYWGYSVRLASCLSAVFSECPFKEGYDLSIGTSERGSSVDQVTLPSFRHALVVFGGLEGLEAGVDVDPNLEVTDPSVLFDFYLNTCPSQGSRTIRTEEALLISLSALRPHIEEAVKTPKDS, encoded by the exons ATGGCGGAGGGCGGCGCGGGGAAGCGGCCCAGGGGCGCGCAG GTTGAGGACAGGAAGGTGGACTGGCGGCGCTGGAAGCAGGAGA GGAAAGCAGAGACGAAGAAATGGAAGGAAATGAAGCTGCTGAAGAAACTGGACAAACAGCGGATGCGAGAGCTGGCAGAACAGCAAGCCCAGACGCaggaggagcagaaggaggacagAGGTGAGACCCGGGTGGAAA CAACCACTGCACTAGAGATCTTTCTTAAGAGAAAACCAGTGATTAAAGCTAAGAAAGAGAAGTTGCTTTTCCCCCACCCCGCGTGCA cactggcactgtgccagaGCCAGTCCACGACTCTCTGGTGCCTCTCCCCAGGCCAGCAGCACACGCTGAGCGTGGCCCTGCCCGGCTCCATCCTGAACAACGCGCAGTCGCCGGCGCTGCGCTCGTACCTGGCCGGGCAGATCGCGCGCGCCTGCGCCATCTTCCGCGTGCACGAGGTCGTGGTGTTCGACGAGCACGGCGAGGACGTGAG GAGCGTGGAGGGGGATTTTGAAGGAGTTGGGAAGAAAGGCAAGGCTTGTGTGCAGCTGGCTCGGATCCTGCAGTACTTGGAGTGCCCTCA GTACTTGAGGAAATCCTTTTTTCCAAAACACGAGGATCTGCAGTTTGCAG GGCTGCTGAACCCCCTGGACAGCCCCCACCACATGCGCATGGACGAGGACTCGGAGTACCGGGAGGGCGTCGTGCTGGACCGGCCGTCGAAGCCAGGCAGAGGCTCTTTTGTTAACTGTGGGATGAGGAAG GAGGTGCAGATTGACAAACAGCTGAACCCTGGTCTGCGAGTCACCGTGcgcctgcaggagccccagaaTCCAG AAGCCAAAGTGCGGAAGGGCACCGTGGTGTCCTCACAGCACCCCTGGACAGTCTCGGGCTTGTACTGGGGTTACAGCGTCCGCCTGGCCTCCTGCTTGA GTGCTGTCTTTTCCGAGTGCCCATTCAAGGAAGGTTATGATCTCTCTATTGGGACCTCAGAGCGGGGCAGCTCCGTGGACCAGGTCACTCTGCCCTCCTTCAG GCATGCCCTTGTTGTATTTGGAGGCCTTGAGGGCTTGGAAGCTGGGGTTGATGTGGACCCAAACCTGGAGGTCACCGACCCAAGTGTCTTGTTTGACTTCTACCTGAACACATGTCCCAGCCAAGGCAGCAGAACCATCAGGACAGAG gaagcactGCTGATCTCTCTGTCTGCACTGAGACCACACATTGAGGAGGCTGTGAAGACACCCAAAGACAGCTGA
- the SPOUT1 gene encoding putative methyltransferase C9orf114 homolog isoform X1, translated as MAEGGAGKRPRGAQVEDRKVDWRRWKQERKAETKKWKEMKLLKKLDKQRMRELAEQQAQTQEEQKEDRGQQHTLSVALPGSILNNAQSPALRSYLAGQIARACAIFRVHEVVVFDEHGEDVRSVEGDFEGVGKKGKACVQLARILQYLECPQYLRKSFFPKHEDLQFAGLLNPLDSPHHMRMDEDSEYREGVVLDRPSKPGRGSFVNCGMRKEVQIDKQLNPGLRVTVRLQEPQNPEAKVRKGTVVSSQHPWTVSGLYWGYSVRLASCLSAVFSECPFKEGYDLSIGTSERGSSVDQVTLPSFRHALVVFGGLEGLEAGVDVDPNLEVTDPSVLFDFYLNTCPSQGSRTIRTEEALLISLSALRPHIEEAVKTPKDS; from the exons ATGGCGGAGGGCGGCGCGGGGAAGCGGCCCAGGGGCGCGCAG GTTGAGGACAGGAAGGTGGACTGGCGGCGCTGGAAGCAGGAGA GGAAAGCAGAGACGAAGAAATGGAAGGAAATGAAGCTGCTGAAGAAACTGGACAAACAGCGGATGCGAGAGCTGGCAGAACAGCAAGCCCAGACGCaggaggagcagaaggaggacagAG GCCAGCAGCACACGCTGAGCGTGGCCCTGCCCGGCTCCATCCTGAACAACGCGCAGTCGCCGGCGCTGCGCTCGTACCTGGCCGGGCAGATCGCGCGCGCCTGCGCCATCTTCCGCGTGCACGAGGTCGTGGTGTTCGACGAGCACGGCGAGGACGTGAG GAGCGTGGAGGGGGATTTTGAAGGAGTTGGGAAGAAAGGCAAGGCTTGTGTGCAGCTGGCTCGGATCCTGCAGTACTTGGAGTGCCCTCA GTACTTGAGGAAATCCTTTTTTCCAAAACACGAGGATCTGCAGTTTGCAG GGCTGCTGAACCCCCTGGACAGCCCCCACCACATGCGCATGGACGAGGACTCGGAGTACCGGGAGGGCGTCGTGCTGGACCGGCCGTCGAAGCCAGGCAGAGGCTCTTTTGTTAACTGTGGGATGAGGAAG GAGGTGCAGATTGACAAACAGCTGAACCCTGGTCTGCGAGTCACCGTGcgcctgcaggagccccagaaTCCAG AAGCCAAAGTGCGGAAGGGCACCGTGGTGTCCTCACAGCACCCCTGGACAGTCTCGGGCTTGTACTGGGGTTACAGCGTCCGCCTGGCCTCCTGCTTGA GTGCTGTCTTTTCCGAGTGCCCATTCAAGGAAGGTTATGATCTCTCTATTGGGACCTCAGAGCGGGGCAGCTCCGTGGACCAGGTCACTCTGCCCTCCTTCAG GCATGCCCTTGTTGTATTTGGAGGCCTTGAGGGCTTGGAAGCTGGGGTTGATGTGGACCCAAACCTGGAGGTCACCGACCCAAGTGTCTTGTTTGACTTCTACCTGAACACATGTCCCAGCCAAGGCAGCAGAACCATCAGGACAGAG gaagcactGCTGATCTCTCTGTCTGCACTGAGACCACACATTGAGGAGGCTGTGAAGACACCCAAAGACAGCTGA